A part of Rhipicephalus microplus isolate Deutch F79 chromosome 8, USDA_Rmic, whole genome shotgun sequence genomic DNA contains:
- the LOC142768255 gene encoding uncharacterized protein LOC142768255, with product MTRDDYSGRRLARAEALARHYGHKFGVFYVDASGPHYGGWYTAAVVHQNTLVNGLTIRAHNITHVEEIAIALAAADQDSRVIITDSKGASRSIEQRYIPYHAYKILQNSSYLGAPAHRTIIWAPAHTDLDGNEMADAAACALTLRTPSSSPTNPELEPNPAYTFKKVTQFYQSGHNVYPKPCKGLTKAEERILLRLYTKTLLCPALIKHFDPACSGKIPHCEENSSDIFHMVWACQKTPNLTPLPNPSREDWEAALLGCSDLMAQRALVERARAAANANGLPKEGAHLVSSQPYRPPTVDQIA from the exons atgacccgagacgactacagtggccgacgcctcgcgcgggcggaagccttggctcgacactacggccacaaattcggagtattctacgtggacgcctccggcccacactacggtggttggtacacggctgcAGTTGTCCACCAAAACACCCTTGTAAATGGACTCACAatccgtgcacataacattacgcacgtggaggagatcgccatcgcactagccgccgcagatcaggactcgagggtcatcatcaccgactcaaaGGGTGCCAGTCGCAGTATTGAACAGCGATACATTCCGTACCATGCTtacaaaattttgcagaacagcagctacctaggggcccccgcgcaccgaacgatcatatgggctccggctcacacagacctcgatggtaatgagatgGCCGATGCCGCCGCctgcgcgctcactctccggacTCCATCCTCGTCCCCAACCaatccggaactcgaacccaatcccgcctacacctttaagaaggtcacacaattttatcaatccggacataacgtctatccgaaaccctgtaagggcctcacgaaggcggaggagcgaatcctccttcgcctttatactaaaactctattgtgcccggcactcataaaacactttgaccccgcttgctCGGGGAAGAtcccgcattgtgaggaaaattcctctgacattttccacatggtgtgggcatgccaaaaaaccccaaaccttaccccactacccaacccttcgcgggaggactgggaggccgccctgctcggctgctctgacctgatgGCCCAACGGGCCCTcgtcgagcgtgcccgggccgcggccaacgccaatgggctcccgaaagagggagctcacctagt cagcagccaACCGTATAGGcccccgacagtggaccagatcgcgtga